One part of the Phragmites australis chromosome 3, lpPhrAust1.1, whole genome shotgun sequence genome encodes these proteins:
- the LOC133911227 gene encoding 1-aminocyclopropane-1-carboxylate synthase 1-like has product MVSRIADEKPQPQLLSKKASCNSHGQDSSYFLGWQEYEKNPYDPVSNPAGIIQMGLAENQLSFNLLESWLEANPDALALRREGASVFRELALFQDYHGMPAFKNALARFMSEQRGYRVVFDPSNIVLTAGATSANEALVFCLADHGDAFLIPTPYYPGFDRDLKWRTGSEIVPVHCKSADGFRVTRTALNDAYRRAQKRRLRVKGVLITNPSNPLGTTSPRADLEMLVDFVAAKGIHLVSDEIYSGTAFAEPGFVSVLEVVAARGGADVSDRVHVVYSLSKDLGLPGFRVGAIYSSNAAVVSAATKMSSFGLVSSQTQHLLAMLLSDKDFTRKYIAENKRRIKERRDQLVKGLRAIDIGCLESNAGLFCWVDMGHLMRSRSFEGEMELWKKVVFEVGLNISPGSSCHCREPGWFRVCFANMSPKTLDVALQRLGAFVEAGKGLRRAPARSVYHRFATKWALRLTPASADRKAER; this is encoded by the exons ATGGTAAGCCGGATCGCCGACGAGAAGCCGCAGCCGCAGCTGTTGTCCAAGAAGGCCAGTTGCAACAGCCACGGCCAGGACTCGTCCTACTTCCTGGGGTGGCAGGAGTACGAGAAGAACCCCTACGACCCCGTCTCTAACCCCGCCGGCATCATCCAGATGGGCCTCGCCGAGAACCAGCTATCCTTCAACCTGCTGGAGTCGTGGCTAGAGGCCAACCCGGACGCGCTCGCGCTCCGGCGGGAAGGCGCCTCCGTCTTCCGCGAGCTCGCGCTCTTCCAGGACTACCACGGCATGCCGGCATTCAAGAAT GCATTGGCGAGGTTCATGTCAGAACAGAGGGGGTACAGGGTGGTGTTCGACCCGAGCAACATCGTGCTCACCGCCGGCGCCACCTCGGCCAACGAGGCGCTCGTGTTCTGCCTCGCCGACCACGGGGACGCCTTCCTCATCCCCACTCCATACTACCCAGG GTTCGACCGCGACCTCAAGTGGCGTACCGGCTCCGAGATCGTCCCCGTGCACTGCAAGAGCGCGGACGGCTTCCGTGTGACGCGTACCGCGCTGAACGACGCATACCGCCGCGCCCAGAAGCGGCGGCTGCGCGTCAAGGGCGTGCTCATCACCAACCCATCCAACCCGCTCGGCACCACGTCcccgcgcgccgacctcgagaTGCTCGTCGACTTCGTCGCCGCCAAGGGCATCCACCTCGTCAGCGACGAGATCTACTCTGGCACGGCCTTCGCCGAGCCGGGCTTCGTCAGCGTCCTCGAGGTCGTGGCCGCACGCGGCGGCGCGGATGTGTCGGACCGCGTGCACGTCGTGTACAGCTTGTCCAAGGACCTCGGCCTCCCTGGCTTCCGCGTGGGCGCCATCTACTCCTCCAACGCCGCCGTCGTCTCCGCGGCGACCAAGATGTCCAGCTTCGGTCTCGTCTCGTCCCAGACGCAGCACCTGCTCGCCATGCTCCTCAGCGACAAGGACTTCACCCGCAAATACATCGCGGAGAACAAGCGGCGGATCAAGGAGCGGCGCGACCAGCTCGTGAAGGGCCTCAGGGCGATCGACATTGGTTGCCTGGAGAGCAACGCCGGTCTGTTCTGCTGGGTGGACATGGGCCACCTGATGCGCAGCCGGTCGTTCGAGGGGGAGATGGAGCTGTGGAAGAAGGTGGTGTTCGAGGTGGGGCTCAACATCTCCCCGGGCTCCTCGTGCCACTGCCGCGAGCCCGGCTGGTTCCGCGTCTGCTTCGCCAACATGTCCCCCAAGACGCTCGACGTCGCCCTGCAGCGCCTTGGTGCCTTCGTGGAGGCCGGCAAGGGTCTGCGCCGCGCCCCCGCCAGGAGCGTGTACCACCGGTTCGCCACCAAGTGGGCGCTCCGGCTCACCCCGGCCTCCGCCGACCGGAAGGCCGAGCGGTAG